Genomic window (Campylobacter ureolyticus ACS-301-V-Sch3b):
TTTACTTAAATTTAAAACTATACTTTTTTCATAAAATTCTTTTTCATCACCTTGTAAATTTGATAAATTTTGTTCTATGCATTCAAGCAGTGTTTGAAACATTATACTTTTTCTTTGAAGCGAAATAGCTACTTTTTTATAATTTTTTTTATCATTTATAAGCGTGATATTATCTTCTTTTAAGAGTTTTTGAGCATTTTCTAAATTTAAAATAATATTATCAATATTTTCTTTAATACTTTTAAATTTGTTTAGATATCTATTAATTGGCTTTGTTATAAAAGGTAAAAATGATAAAAATTTATTTTCTTTAAAATTATAATTATTAGGATTTATTTTTTCAAACTCATTATTTAAATTTAAAATTTCCCTGCTTATGGAGTTTGTTTTATTATCTTCTATTTTTTCAAAATCAAGCAAGCTTTTTGAAAGAAGCACAGATGAGCTTTCAAGCTTATTTATCTCATCATTAGTTATGATATTTAAAATTTCTTTTATCTCATCTTCACTTTTGTTTGTCAATTTTTTTAAAAGCTCAACTGTTTTATTAGAAATTTCATCTTTAAGTTTTTTACTAATTTCGTCTTTAAAAATCAAATTTTCAGTGTTAATTTCTCTGTTTTGAAGCAAAGCTACTAGGTCATTCATTTTTATTCCTTATATATTTTTTAACAAATCTATTGTATTTTTTAACTCAAATTCTAGCAAAATAACCTCTTTATCATTTAAATTTTTACTTCCAAGTTCAAAAATATATTCATCTAAAATATTTAACAAAGAATTGTTTTGCTCTTTTATTTTACTAAATTTTGATTTTAGAAATTTAGTTTTTTCTAAATTTGAAGTTGATGATATTGCTTTTTTTATCATTTTTTCTTCTTTTAAATTTTCTATATAAACGCTTAAGGTTTGATTTATAACTTTTAAAATTTTAAAAGTTAATAGGCTTTTTTTATGAAAATGTCTATTAACAAAAATTTTTATAGTTTCTATTTTTTCAAAAATATTTTTGTCTTTTTTTAACGAGTACTCATCTATAATAACATTTTTTAAAAAATCAAATTTTTCTTTTTCATACTCTAAAATATAAATTTCTTTTTTTTTATAAAAACTAAAATAAAAAGCTAAAAACCAAAAAAATAAAAAAATAGCCAAAACAAAAAATAAATCATTTAAAAAATCGTTTGATATATCAAACATAACAAAACCCAAAAAATAGCTATAAATAAGCAAAAAAATTAGTAAAAATGTATAAAAGAAAATTGGGTTTTTCCTTAGAAAATATAAAACTATATCAAACATATCACTCCTAATAAATTTTAAATGAAATTATAGCAAAAATTAGCTTTACTTTAATAATACTTTTACTAAATAAATATTATAATATGCTAATTTTTTAAAAAGGATATGAAATGAAGCATATTTTTAAGCTTTTTTTACTAATATCTTTTGTTCTAAATTTCGCTTTAGCAA
Coding sequences:
- a CDS encoding toxic anion resistance protein → MNDLVALLQNREINTENLIFKDEISKKLKDEISNKTVELLKKLTNKSEDEIKEILNIITNDEINKLESSSVLLSKSLLDFEKIEDNKTNSISREILNLNNEFEKINPNNYNFKENKFLSFLPFITKPINRYLNKFKSIKENIDNIILNLENAQKLLKEDNITLINDKKNYKKVAISLQRKSIMFQTLLECIEQNLSNLQGDEKEFYEKSIVLNLSKKLRSIYEILAVTRQGIFSTNILVNTNEELIENITNIKVVTKRAIEIGVSMAVCLENQKNVINVVNQTKNFTNELILQNSNAIKDQSATISQISGASTLDLEVLKTSFENIKEAINIINLSKEESLKKLKSEIKAFEDLTANFEEKIQKQEKENELKEKFKIED